One part of the Osmerus mordax isolate fOsmMor3 chromosome 18, fOsmMor3.pri, whole genome shotgun sequence genome encodes these proteins:
- the LOC136962059 gene encoding myocyte-specific enhancer factor 2D homolog isoform X1, translating to MGRKKIQIQRITDERNKQVTFTKRKFGLMKKAYELSVLCDCEIALIIFNHSNKLFQYASTDMDKVLLKYTEYNEPHESRTNADIIETLRKKGFNGCDSPEPDGEDSIDQSPLNDDKYRKNTEDLDILFKRYGQTAAQPPTFSMPVTVQATNQNTVQFSNPGNALVTTSYVTSSSLSDPHLLSPQQPALQRNTVSPGLPQRPASAGALLGGDNSNGGCPSPVPNGYISARASPGLLSVSNGNSLGKVGPAKSPPPPPSPQMVNSRKPDLRVITSQSGKSLMQMQMTEDELELVTENAQRLAGAQVAQALTTPVVSVATPSLLAQGLPFSAMPTAYNTDYQLTSADITALHALASPSGLLPANVSTWQQQQHQQSVSQQQQQLSLASLSNLVMWGMDKQSGELSSQISSLAANLSVSSPSNLLLGRDEWLGRPVTHIPQSTMLTVNTNSNVSIKSEPVSPGRDRNTQCSVPSSTSSSSGGGVLTATAPPQYPGSLLCLEPPTGRSPADSISSNASSYEGSDRDDPAAGGGGVSTHAAGNAGPSGGALPPEFSPSAELHRAQSEAEQEGANVKRIRLDTWVT from the exons ATGGGGAGGAAAAAGATTCAGATCCAGAGGATCACAGATGAGAGGAACAAACAG GTGACGTTTACGAAGAGGAAGTTTGGTCTCATGAAGAAGGCCTATGAGCTGAGTgtgctgtgtgactgtgagatcgCCCTCATCATCTTCAACCACTCCAACAAGCTGTTCCAGTATGCCAGCACCGACATGGACAAAGTCTTGCTCAAATACACAGAGTACAACGAGCCCCATGAGAGCAGAACCAATGCAGACATCATTGAG ACATTGCGAAAGAAAGGCTTCAATGGTTGTGACAGCCCTGAGCCTGATGGAGAGGACTCCATTGACCAAAGCCCCTTGAATGATGACAAATACCGCAAAAACACAGAAGATCTGGACATCCTGTTCAAACGCTATGGT CAGACAGCTGCCCAGCCCCCCACGTTTTCCATGCCAGTCACAGTTCAGGCCACCAATCAGAACACCGTGCAGTTCAGTAACCCCGGTAATGCCCTGGTAACCACCTCTTACGTCacatcctcatctctctccgaTCCCCACCTCTTGTCACCACAGCAACCAGCTCTGCAGAGAAACACGGTGTCTCCTGGGTTGCCACAGCGACCGGCAAGTGCAG GAGCACTTCTCGGAGGCGACAACTCAAATGGAGGATGTCCAAGTCCAGTCC CTAATGGATACATTAGTGCCAGGGCATCTCCAGGCCTCCTATCTGTTTCCAATGGCAACAGCCTGGGGAAAGTAGGTCCAGCCAAGTCTCCGCCCCCGCCGCCCAGCCCCCAGATGGTCAACAGCCGCAAGCCAGACCTCCGGGTCATCACCTCGCAGAGTGGaaagagtctaatgcagatgcAGATG ACAGAGGATGAGCTGGAGTTGGTGACTGAG AATGCTCAGAGGCTGGCTGGTGCCCAAGTTGCACAAGCGCTCACCACGCCGGTGGTCTCCGTGGCAACACCCAGTCTGCTGGCACAGGGGCTGCCCTTCTCTGCCATGCCGACAGCTTACAACACAG ACTATCAATTGACAAGCGCTGATATCACCGCTCTCCATGCTCTTGCGTCACCTAGCGGCCTGCTACCAGCCAACGTGTCCACatggcagcagcaacagcatcaACAGTCTGTATcgcagcaacaacagcaactcaGTCTGGCTTCACTTAGCAACTTGGT CATGTGGGGTATGGACAAACAGAGCGGCGAGCTGTCTAGCCAGATCTCCAGTCTAGCAGCCAATttgag CGTGTCCTCGCCGTCCAACCTGCTCTTGGGTAGAGATGAGTGGTTGGGACG gCCCGTGACCCATATACCTCAGAGCACCATGCTAACCGTCAACACCAACTCCAATGTGAGCATCAAGTCTGAGCCTGTGTCGCCTGGCAGAGATCGCAACACCCAGTGTTctgttccctcctccacctcttcctcgtccGGAGGCGGGGTCCTGACGGCGACGGCCCCACCCCAGTACCCAGGCTCCCTGCTGTGCCTGGAGCCCCCTACTGGCCGCTCTCCCGCAGACAGCATCAGCAGCAACGCCAGCTCTTACGAGGGGAGTGACCGCGATGACCCGGCGGCAGGTGGCGGCGGCGTCTCCACACACGCCGCGGGTAACGCAGGCCCATCGGGTGGAGCCCTCCCCCCTGAGTTTAGCCCCTCAGCTGAGCTCCACAGGGCGCAGAGCGaggcagagcaggagggagcAAATGTCAAACGCATAAGACTTGACACGTGGGTCACATAA